Proteins from a genomic interval of Streptomyces sp. NBC_00820:
- a CDS encoding L,D-transpeptidase family protein, with product MRIPARPAAVLASVAALAAIGGCTVQPPDADDGKHRSPVHIQLPSGSPGQSAGAGATRGADPGPTRTDRAPRAGGPDTAADGQASAPAPRVLWSRGDSGTGVRELQARLRQLDWLFDGPTGSYDDLTQRAVEGFQGKRGLPRTGETDSATWQRLLAMTHRPGQWELYLMGGQPAAAPDPRCLTGRVLCISKTSRTLRWMVDGRTVSTMSVRFGTQYTPTREGVFQIYWKSRHHVSTLYHSPMPYAMFFSGGQAVHYSYDFAARGYAGGSHGCVNVRDEAAVSALFARVRTGDKVVVYW from the coding sequence ATGAGGATCCCGGCCAGACCCGCCGCCGTACTCGCCTCGGTCGCCGCCCTCGCCGCGATCGGCGGCTGCACCGTGCAGCCGCCGGACGCCGACGACGGCAAGCACCGTTCCCCCGTCCACATCCAGCTGCCCTCCGGCTCGCCCGGCCAGAGCGCCGGTGCCGGCGCGACGCGGGGCGCGGACCCCGGTCCCACCCGGACGGACCGGGCCCCGCGGGCCGGTGGCCCGGACACGGCCGCCGACGGCCAGGCCTCCGCGCCGGCGCCCCGTGTGCTGTGGTCACGCGGGGACAGCGGCACCGGCGTACGCGAGCTGCAGGCCCGCCTCCGCCAGCTCGACTGGCTGTTCGACGGGCCGACGGGGTCGTACGACGATCTGACCCAGCGGGCCGTCGAGGGTTTCCAGGGCAAGCGCGGGCTGCCCCGTACGGGTGAGACGGACTCGGCCACCTGGCAGCGGCTGCTGGCGATGACCCACCGGCCGGGTCAGTGGGAGCTGTACCTGATGGGAGGCCAGCCGGCCGCCGCGCCCGATCCCCGCTGCCTGACCGGCCGCGTGCTGTGCATCAGCAAGACCAGCCGGACCCTGCGCTGGATGGTCGACGGGCGGACCGTGTCGACGATGTCCGTCCGCTTCGGCACGCAGTACACCCCGACCCGCGAGGGTGTGTTCCAGATCTACTGGAAGTCACGGCACCATGTGTCGACGCTCTACCACTCCCCCATGCCGTACGCGATGTTCTTCAGCGGCGGCCAGGCGGTGCACTACTCCTACGACTTCGCGGCGCGCGGATACGCGGGCGGTTCGCACGGCTGCGTCAACGTGCGGGACGAGGCGGCGGTCTCGGCGCTGTTCGCGCGGGTGCGGACCGGCGACAAGGTCGTCGTGTACTGGTGA
- a CDS encoding acyl-CoA mutase large subunit family protein, with amino-acid sequence MPRESESGLPVEPVYGPADLTGWDPDRKLGEPGAYPFTRGVYPTMYTGRPWTMRQYAGFGTAAESNARYRQLIAHGTTGLSVAFDLPTQMGHDSDAPLAHGEVGKVGVAIDSIEDMRVLFDGIPLDRVSTSMTINAPAALLLLLYQLVAEEQGVLADRLTGTIQNDVLKEYIARGTYIFPPGPSLRLTADIFKYCTAEIPKWNTISISGYHMAEAGASPAQEIAFTLADGIEYVRTAVAAGMDVDDFAPRLSFFFVARTTLLEEVAKFRAARRIWARVMREEFGARNPKSWMLRFHTQTAGVQLTAQQPEVNLVRVAVQALAAVLGGTQSLHTNSFDEAIALPTDKSARLALRTQQVLAYETDVTATVDPFAGSYAIERLTDEVEEAALDLMRRVEDMGGAEAAIGQGFQKAEIERNAYRIARETDAGERVVVGVNRFRIDAEEPYEPLRVDPAIEARQAERLAALRAGRDRGAVASALAALKKAAAGEDNVLYPMKEALRARATVGEVCGALREVWGSHVPSDAF; translated from the coding sequence ATGCCGCGTGAGTCGGAGTCGGGCCTGCCCGTCGAGCCGGTCTACGGCCCGGCGGACCTGACCGGCTGGGACCCGGACAGGAAGCTGGGCGAACCGGGCGCGTACCCGTTCACCCGCGGGGTCTACCCGACCATGTACACCGGCCGCCCCTGGACCATGCGCCAGTACGCCGGTTTCGGTACGGCCGCCGAGTCCAACGCCCGCTACCGGCAGCTGATCGCGCACGGCACCACCGGTCTGTCCGTCGCCTTCGACCTGCCCACCCAGATGGGCCACGACTCCGACGCGCCCCTCGCGCACGGCGAGGTCGGCAAGGTGGGCGTGGCGATCGACTCGATCGAGGACATGAGGGTGCTGTTCGACGGCATCCCGCTGGACCGGGTCTCCACGTCGATGACGATCAACGCCCCGGCCGCGCTGCTGCTCCTGCTGTACCAACTGGTCGCGGAGGAGCAGGGGGTGCTGGCCGACCGGCTCACCGGCACCATCCAGAACGACGTCCTGAAGGAGTACATCGCGCGGGGCACGTACATCTTCCCGCCGGGCCCCTCGCTGCGCCTGACCGCCGACATCTTCAAGTACTGCACGGCCGAGATCCCGAAGTGGAACACGATCTCGATCTCCGGCTACCACATGGCCGAGGCCGGCGCCTCGCCCGCGCAGGAGATCGCCTTCACGCTCGCCGACGGCATCGAGTACGTCCGTACGGCGGTCGCGGCGGGCATGGACGTCGACGACTTCGCCCCCCGGCTGTCCTTCTTCTTCGTGGCCCGTACGACGCTGCTGGAGGAGGTCGCCAAGTTCCGCGCGGCGCGCAGGATCTGGGCGCGGGTGATGCGGGAGGAGTTCGGGGCGCGGAACCCGAAGTCCTGGATGCTGCGCTTCCACACCCAGACGGCGGGCGTCCAGCTGACCGCGCAGCAGCCGGAGGTGAACCTCGTCCGGGTCGCCGTACAGGCCCTCGCGGCGGTCCTCGGGGGTACCCAGTCCCTGCACACCAACTCCTTCGACGAGGCGATCGCCCTGCCGACGGACAAGAGCGCCCGGCTGGCGCTGCGCACCCAGCAGGTGCTCGCGTACGAGACGGACGTGACCGCGACGGTCGACCCCTTCGCGGGCTCCTACGCGATCGAGAGGCTGACCGACGAGGTCGAGGAGGCGGCGCTGGATCTGATGCGGAGGGTGGAGGACATGGGCGGGGCGGAGGCGGCGATCGGGCAGGGCTTCCAGAAGGCCGAGATCGAACGCAACGCGTATCGCATCGCGCGGGAGACCGACGCGGGGGAGCGGGTGGTGGTGGGCGTCAACCGCTTCCGGATCGACGCGGAGGAACCGTACGAGCCGCTGCGCGTCGACCCCGCGATCGAGGCCCGGCAGGCGGAGCGGCTGGCCGCGCTGCGGGCCGGCCGGGACCGGGGGGCGGTGGCCTCGGCCCTGGCCGCGCTGAAGAAGGCGGCCGCGGGGGAGGACAACGTGCTGTACCCGATGAAGGAGGCGCTGCGGGCACGGGCGACGGTGGGCGAGGTGTGCGGGGCGCTGCGGGAGGTGTGGGGGAGCCACGTACCGTCGGACGCGTTCTGA
- the leuE gene encoding leucine efflux protein LeuE, whose product MFGVIDLPTYLAGLVLIVLLPGPNSLYVLSVAARRGVRAGYTAAAGVWCGDTVLMTLSAAGVASLLQANAVLFGIVKYAGAGYLTWLAIGMLRSARQMWRTRREQTVEDTSPAAAAAGERPFRKALVVSLFNPKAILFFVAFFVQFVSESNPVMGFVTLGVLAQVASVLYLSALIFGGSRLAAAFRRRRTLSAGATSAAGVLFLGFAVKLSLASV is encoded by the coding sequence ATGTTCGGTGTCATCGATCTCCCCACCTACCTGGCAGGACTTGTGCTCATCGTCCTGCTGCCCGGCCCCAACTCCCTGTACGTCCTCTCCGTCGCCGCCCGCCGTGGCGTGCGGGCCGGGTACACCGCCGCCGCGGGGGTGTGGTGCGGGGACACCGTGCTGATGACGTTGTCCGCCGCCGGGGTGGCCTCCCTGCTCCAGGCGAACGCCGTGCTGTTCGGGATCGTGAAGTACGCGGGGGCCGGGTATCTGACCTGGCTGGCGATCGGGATGCTGCGGTCCGCCCGGCAGATGTGGCGGACGCGGCGGGAGCAGACCGTGGAGGACACTTCGCCGGCCGCCGCCGCGGCCGGGGAGCGGCCCTTCCGGAAGGCTCTCGTCGTCAGCCTCTTCAACCCCAAGGCGATCCTGTTCTTCGTCGCCTTCTTCGTGCAGTTCGTGTCAGAATCCAACCCGGTCATGGGGTTCGTGACTCTAGGCGTACTCGCCCAGGTGGCAAGCGTGTTGTACCTGTCTGCGCTCATCTTCGGTGGGTCTCGTCTAGCTGCTGCGTTCCGTCGCCGGAGGACGCTCAGCGCAGGGGCCACCTCGGCCGCCGGGGTGCTCTTCCTGGGGTTCGCCGTCAAGCTGTCTCTGGCAAGCGTATAG